CAAGAACCCAGAAACGATTGCGACGGCGATTCGAATTGGTAACCCTGCAAGTTGGGAATTGGCTGAGGCGGCGCGTGACGAGTCTAAAGGCTACATCCACTCTGTGACGGACGACGAGATTGTGAATGCATATAAAAAAGTCGCAGCGCAAGACGGTGTTTTTATTGAACCAGGCTCAGCCGCATCGCTTGCTGGCGTGATTCAACACGTGAAAAGTGGTGCGATCAAACAAGGTGAAACAGTCGTGTGTGTGTTCACTGGAAACGGCTTGAAAGACCCTGATACGGCGATGAGCGTGCACGAAGTTCCGATTTCGCACGTGGAAGGCGTGGACGCAATGCGTGAATACTTGCGTGGAGGCGTAACAAAATGATTAGAATCCAAGTTCCGGCTACAACAGCGAATCTTGGACCAGGCTTTGATTCGTGCGGCCTTGCGTTATCGCTTTATTTGACGCTAGAAGTTTTAGAACCAGCAAAAGAATGGCATATCGCGCATGATTTAGGCGACGGGATCCCGATGGACGCAACGAACGTCATCGTCGAAACCGCGCTTAGCATTGCGCCAAATCTCGAACCACACAACTTGAAAATGCTCTGCGATATTCCGGCAGCGCGCGGACTTGGAAGCAGTTCGGCGGCCGTGGTGGCAGGCATTGAGCTTGCGAATATACTCGCGAATTTGGAGTTGACGCCAGAACGCAAAGTCGAGATTGCCGCGGAAATCGAAGGCCATCCAGATAACGTTGCCCCAGCAGTGCTCGGTAATTTTGTCGTTGGTGCAAAATTGGATGGCGAAGATTTCTACGTCCGGCACCTTTTCCCAGACTGTGCGTTGCTCGCGTTTATTCCGCAAGAAGTACTGCTAACGAGTGAAAGTCGCGGTGTTTTGCCAGATCAGCTTCCCTATAAAGAGGCAGTCAAAGCAAGTAGTATCGCCAATGTGATGATCGCAGCGCTTTTGCAAAATGATCTGAAATTGGCAGGTGAGATGATGGAACGCGATTTATGGCATGAGAAATATCGTGCAAAACTCGTCCCGCATTTGGCGCCATTGCGTGCATTGACGAAGGAAAATGGTGCTTACGCGGCGTGTTTGAGCGGAGCAGGCCCAACGATTCTAATCTTCGCTCCAAAATCAGAAAGCGACAACCTGATCCAAGTCATGAAAGAATTCGACCAAACAGCGACAGTTCTTTCACTAAACGTAGAAGGCAGCGGCTCGACGATATTCTCATGAAATAACTACAAGTAAAGTATCTTTTTTACGCTTTGCTTGTAGTTTTTTGTCATGGGCATGTAAGGAATCTACATAGAAGGTCACCTTTAGAATGGGGCTGTCACTAATTTCAGACATTCTTCAAAACAATACCTGTTGTCCCAAATTACGCGCTGTGATAGAATGAAAAAGAGTTTTTAACATGGGAATGCGAGGTTTTGTAAGGATGGCACAGCTTTTCTTTAGATATGGTTCAATGAACAGTGGCAAAACAATTGAAATTTTAAAAGTAGCACATAATTACGAGGAACAAAATAAGCCAGTCGTGATTTTTACATCGGGTATCGATGACCGCGATCAAGTTGGCGTAATCTCAAGTCGTATCGGCTTGAAACGTGAGGCGACACCGGTATTTTCAGCAACGAATCTGCATGATGAAGTGGCAAAAATAGATCCCAAACCATATTGTGTACTGCTTGATGAATCGCAATTTTTGGAGAAAAAACA
The sequence above is drawn from the Listeria weihenstephanensis genome and encodes:
- the thrB gene encoding homoserine kinase; the protein is MRIQVPATTANLGPGFDSCGLALSLYLTLEVLEPAKEWHIAHDLGDGIPMDATNVIVETALSIAPNLEPHNLKMLCDIPAARGLGSSSAAVVAGIELANILANLELTPERKVEIAAEIEGHPDNVAPAVLGNFVVGAKLDGEDFYVRHLFPDCALLAFIPQEVLLTSESRGVLPDQLPYKEAVKASSIANVMIAALLQNDLKLAGEMMERDLWHEKYRAKLVPHLAPLRALTKENGAYAACLSGAGPTILIFAPKSESDNLIQVMKEFDQTATVLSLNVEGSGSTIFS